The Mycolicibacterium boenickei genome has a segment encoding these proteins:
- a CDS encoding acyl-CoA thioesterase II yields the protein MTHPDFEELLAVLDLNRVDDDLFIGAHPSKNPVRTFGGQMIAQAFVAGGRTLEHKLSPSALNAHFIAGGDPEKDLEFHVVRLRDERRFANRRVDVMQDGNLLTTVMLSYMNAGRGLEHSVPAPEVPHPDTLPKIDELLKGYEKTVPLFVEALRPIEWRYTNDPAWVMRDKGGKLDHNRVWLKTEGVMPDDPVLHGAALVYSSDTTVLDSIITTHGLSWGFDRIFAVTMNHSVWFHRPIKFDEWVLYSTTSPVAAESRGLGTGHFFDASGQLLATVVQEGIVKYFPGAAKP from the coding sequence TTGACACACCCGGATTTCGAGGAGCTGCTGGCTGTTCTCGATCTGAACCGCGTTGACGACGATTTGTTCATCGGTGCGCATCCGAGCAAGAACCCGGTGCGCACCTTCGGTGGGCAGATGATCGCGCAGGCGTTCGTCGCCGGAGGCCGCACGCTGGAGCACAAACTTTCCCCGAGTGCGTTGAACGCGCACTTCATCGCCGGTGGCGATCCGGAGAAGGACCTTGAGTTCCACGTCGTGCGGCTGCGTGACGAGCGGCGGTTCGCCAACCGCCGGGTCGATGTCATGCAGGACGGCAATCTGCTGACCACCGTGATGCTGTCTTACATGAACGCCGGACGGGGGCTGGAGCACAGCGTGCCCGCCCCCGAGGTTCCGCATCCGGACACGTTGCCCAAGATCGATGAGCTGTTAAAGGGCTACGAGAAGACGGTGCCGTTGTTCGTCGAGGCCTTGCGGCCGATCGAATGGCGCTACACCAACGATCCGGCGTGGGTGATGCGGGACAAGGGCGGCAAGCTCGACCACAACCGGGTGTGGCTCAAGACCGAAGGCGTGATGCCCGACGATCCGGTGCTGCACGGCGCGGCCCTGGTGTACTCCTCGGACACCACCGTGCTCGATTCGATCATCACCACGCACGGATTGTCGTGGGGTTTCGACCGGATTTTCGCGGTGACGATGAATCATTCGGTGTGGTTCCACCGGCCGATCAAGTTCGACGAGTGGGTGCTGTACTCCACCACCTCGCCGGTGGCGGCGGAATCCCGGGGACTCGGCACCGGCCACTTCTTCGACGCGTCGGGCCAGTTGTTGGCGACGGTGGTGCAAGAGGGCATCGTCAAGTACTTCCCGGGTGCCGCCAAACCGTGA